The genomic DNA CAGATTTGGGAGATAGAATTTTACAACTTAAAAAGGTAGATAATAAACCTGTTCATCCAACTGGTCCTGCATCTCATTTGAATATTGGTGAAATTACAAGTATTGTTAATGATTCTATGGATACTCAAGTTAGTGAGGTTCCTCGTGAGATTATGGAAACTGTTAGGTCAGATGTATTAAAACGCCTTGAAAATTCAACTGTAGGTATAAGTGGAGCCAATGTTATTGCTGCTGAAGAGGGATCTATTGTTTTAGTTCATAATGAAGGTAATATTTCACTTGTTTCTTTGAAAGATTTGCATATTATTGTAGCTGGAATTGATAAACTTGTACCTACATTAGAAGATGCCATATCTGTTGCAAAACTTGAAACAATTTATGCTACAGGAAATTATGTAACTTCATATATTAATGTAATTTCCGGGCCTTCAAAAACAGCAGACATTGAAAAAAAACTTCTTAAAAATATGTATGGGGCTGAAAAAGTAGTTGTTATATTATTAAATAATGGAAGAAGTGAAGCTACAGCAGAATGTTTATGGTGTATTGGATGTGGGAATTGTATAATTAATTGTCCTGTTTATAATGCTGTTGGAAATGAATTTGGATTTAATAATTATTTGGGAGGTCGTGGGGTAGCTATGAGTAAATTTATTGAAAATGATAAAAAATGTTTTGAATCAGGATTATATATGTGTACTTTATGTGGATTATGTACTATTAATTGTC from uncultured Methanobrevibacter sp. includes the following:
- a CDS encoding LUD domain-containing protein produces the protein MKETELETMRKSFNTVKDRSSKIKNSPSIQKLEKRVRKIKENSINNNDELLNQTIDSFKRNGIDVEYAETKEDALTIIQNLLNEYNSNVIAKAKSNTLGEINLKNNLTNIGYDVVETDLGDRILQLKKVDNKPVHPTGPASHLNIGEITSIVNDSMDTQVSEVPREIMETVRSDVLKRLENSTVGISGANVIAAEEGSIVLVHNEGNISLVSLKDLHIIVAGIDKLVPTLEDAISVAKLETIYATGNYVTSYINVISGPSKTADIEKKLLKNMYGAEKVVVILLNNGRSEATAECLWCIGCGNCIINCPVYNAVGNEFGFNNYLGGRGVAMSKFIENDKKCFESGLYMCTLCGLCTINCPVAIPTNEIIENIRKDSLFHLKTHEKISKSVLEKDSPY